One window of Nitrospirota bacterium genomic DNA carries:
- a CDS encoding sigma-54-dependent Fis family transcriptional regulator, with protein sequence MKKILVIDDEAIVRTSCERALGPEGYEVKTVASGREGVELLRKETFGLVLLDLKMPDMDGIEVLNLINTNWPNTKVVMVTGYSTVETAVQALRLGAYNFIEKPFTPDTLVAAVKEVFENSGDIKKD encoded by the coding sequence ATGAAAAAAATACTGGTAATTGACGACGAAGCGATTGTAAGGACAAGCTGCGAAAGGGCCCTTGGACCGGAAGGCTATGAAGTGAAAACAGTGGCCAGCGGCAGGGAGGGAGTTGAGCTCCTCAGGAAAGAGACTTTCGGACTGGTCCTGCTTGACCTGAAGATGCCTGACATGGACGGCATCGAGGTTTTAAACCTGATCAACACAAACTGGCCGAATACCAAGGTCGTTATGGTCACTGGTTACAGCACCGTCGAGACTGCTGTGCAGGCCCTCAGACTTGGCGCGTATAATTTTATTGAAAAACCATTTACCCCCGACACGCTGGTTGCTGCTGTCAAAGAGGTTTTTGAAAATTCAGGGGACATTAAAAAGGATTAA
- a CDS encoding ATP-binding protein yields MALNITGNIDGIFQLIGGNFSTAGEASTQLKHKLAEIGVDEEIIRRATIATFEAEMNVIIYAAAGWLHYYITPESIKIRIEDMGPGIENIELAMQEGYSTAPEWVREMGWGAGMGLPNMKKNSDTFTVDSVVGEGTTVEMVINFP; encoded by the coding sequence ATGGCTTTAAATATAACTGGAAATATAGACGGTATTTTTCAATTGATCGGCGGGAATTTTTCAACCGCCGGTGAGGCCTCCACCCAGTTGAAACATAAACTCGCTGAGATCGGTGTCGATGAGGAAATTATCAGGCGCGCGACCATAGCGACCTTTGAGGCTGAGATGAACGTGATAATATACGCGGCCGCGGGCTGGCTTCATTACTACATCACCCCTGAAAGCATAAAAATAAGAATAGAAGACATGGGTCCCGGAATCGAGAACATTGAACTGGCAATGCAGGAAGGCTATTCCACGGCGCCTGAATGGGTCAGGGAAATGGGCTGGGGCGCGGGCATGGGGCTGCCGAACATGAAAAAAAATTCCGATACATTCACAGTCGACTCGGTTGTCGGCGAAGGCACAACAGTGGAGATGGTCATAAATTTTCCTTAA
- the ndhC gene encoding NADH-quinone oxidoreductase subunit A: protein MPSDYFPVVIIVLIALFIGLGSLVIGILVRPRRPYTQKLFPYESGNPPVGEPRYKFSVKFYIVAMLFVVFDVEAVFLYPWAVAYDKLGIFGFVEMMLFMFILLVGYIYVWKKGAFEWE, encoded by the coding sequence ATTCCATCAGATTATTTCCCGGTTGTAATCATTGTGCTGATTGCGTTATTCATCGGGCTCGGCTCCCTGGTAATCGGAATCCTTGTCAGGCCCAGGAGGCCATATACGCAAAAGCTCTTCCCTTATGAATCAGGAAACCCCCCGGTCGGCGAACCGCGATACAAATTTTCCGTTAAGTTTTACATCGTAGCAATGCTCTTTGTCGTGTTTGACGTTGAAGCGGTTTTCCTGTATCCGTGGGCGGTCGCTTATGATAAACTCGGAATATTCGGCTTTGTAGAAATGATGCTGTTCATGTTCATCCTCTTAGTCGGCTATATATATGTCTGGAAGAAGGGCGCGTTCGAGTGGGAATGA
- a CDS encoding HAMP domain-containing protein, whose amino-acid sequence MKTIFNFRNPEKSIATKLVIAIGLLISIVSFIFWYAILKKQEVDIRSIAVKYGGSFVNFTKESIHHSLLTFQREETQRVLETLATPEGVRRVRIYNHQGTILFCSHKQSVGQIIDKNSVACKGCHVEPAKSPALLQTPQVWSVYKDKGATHLKIVGPIPNEPGCSTASCHAHPEGQKILGFVEADLSLAFLDEALFKQGLALTAYVVIFVIAVSVFLGIIIYKIVSKPVRDLVSGMEEVAGGNLNYSVSIKSADEMGVLAQTFNSMIKDLKAARDQSEKFTQTLEAEVAKKTEEIQKTHTNLMQTEKLASLGRMAAGVAHEINNPLTGVVTFAYLLKKRFPANSSESEDLNVIIEQAERCSKIIKNLLTFARATPSEKGKVSINDILSRTIFMVQNQEKFHHIKFNINLETFQFIIVGDPSQFQQIFLNMFINAADAMNGRGNIFVATRRMTENNKAYVEIEFTDEGSGIKEEDMPKLFEPFFTTKPVGKGTGLGLSVSHGIVKHLGGYIKVQSAVGKGTSFFVRLPLAEEGK is encoded by the coding sequence ATGAAGACCATCTTCAATTTCAGAAACCCCGAAAAATCCATTGCGACAAAACTCGTCATTGCAATCGGCCTGCTGATCAGCATCGTAAGCTTTATTTTCTGGTATGCCATCCTGAAGAAACAGGAAGTGGACATCAGGTCCATAGCCGTAAAATACGGCGGGTCCTTCGTGAATTTTACAAAAGAGAGCATTCATCACAGCCTGCTGACATTCCAGCGCGAAGAGACACAGCGGGTGCTTGAAACTCTCGCCACACCTGAGGGCGTCAGGAGAGTAAGAATCTATAATCATCAAGGCACCATACTCTTCTGCTCGCACAAACAAAGCGTAGGGCAGATCATCGATAAGAACTCTGTCGCTTGCAAGGGCTGCCATGTTGAACCCGCTAAGTCTCCGGCGCTCCTGCAGACGCCTCAGGTATGGTCTGTTTACAAGGACAAAGGCGCCACTCACCTTAAAATTGTCGGGCCGATACCGAATGAACCGGGCTGTTCTACTGCAAGTTGTCACGCGCATCCCGAAGGGCAGAAGATCCTCGGATTTGTCGAGGCGGACCTGTCCCTGGCATTTCTTGACGAGGCGCTTTTCAAGCAGGGTCTTGCCCTTACAGCCTACGTTGTAATATTCGTTATTGCCGTGTCGGTGTTCCTCGGAATAATTATCTACAAGATCGTTTCCAAGCCTGTCAGAGACTTAGTCAGCGGCATGGAGGAGGTCGCTGGCGGCAATCTCAATTACTCCGTCTCAATAAAATCCGCGGACGAGATGGGTGTGCTGGCCCAGACATTTAACTCTATGATCAAAGACCTGAAGGCGGCACGCGACCAGAGTGAGAAATTTACCCAGACACTTGAAGCGGAGGTAGCAAAGAAGACGGAGGAGATCCAAAAGACCCACACGAACCTCATGCAGACTGAAAAACTCGCCTCTCTCGGCAGGATGGCCGCAGGCGTGGCCCATGAAATCAACAACCCGCTGACAGGCGTTGTAACTTTTGCATATCTTTTAAAGAAGCGTTTTCCGGCAAACAGCTCTGAGTCGGAAGACCTGAATGTCATCATCGAACAGGCGGAGAGGTGTTCAAAGATAATAAAAAACCTTCTGACCTTTGCGCGCGCCACGCCCTCTGAAAAAGGGAAGGTCAGCATAAACGACATATTGAGCCGGACCATATTCATGGTGCAGAACCAGGAGAAGTTCCATCACATCAAGTTCAATATTAACCTGGAGACTTTCCAGTTTATAATTGTCGGCGACCCGTCGCAATTCCAGCAGATATTCCTGAATATGTTCATCAACGCGGCTGACGCCATGAACGGCAGGGGCAATATATTTGTTGCAACCCGCAGGATGACTGAAAACAATAAAGCCTATGTGGAGATAGAATTTACTGACGAGGGGAGCGGTATAAAAGAAGAGGACATGCCGAAGCTCTTTGAACCGTTCTTTACAACGAAGCCTGTTGGGAAAGGCACGGGGCTTGGACTTTCCGTCAGCCACGGTATCGTTAAACATTTGGGCGGCTATATCAAGGTGCAAAGCGCCGTTGGCAAAGGTACAAGCTTTTTTGTTAGACTACCTTTAGCGGAAGAGGGAAAATGA